From a single Saimiri boliviensis isolate mSaiBol1 chromosome 7, mSaiBol1.pri, whole genome shotgun sequence genomic region:
- the DNAJC22 gene encoding dnaJ homolog subfamily C member 22 encodes MAKGLLVTYALWAVGGPAGLHHLYLGRDSHALLWMLTLGGGGLGWLLEFWKLPSFVAQANRAQGQRQSPRGVTPPLSPIRFAAQVIVGIYFGLVALISLSSMVNFYIVALPLAVGLGVLLVAAVGNQTSDFKNTLGAAFLTSPIFYGRPIAILPISVAASIIAQKHRRYKASVASEPLSVRLYRLGLAYLAFTGPLAYSALCNTAATLNYVAETFGSLLNWFNFFPLLGHLMELFLLLPYRIWRLLMGDPGFNSSYFQEWEKLYEFVQSFQDEKRQLAYQVLGLPEGATNEEIHQSYRELVKVWHPDHNLDQTDEAQRHFLEIQAAYEVLSQPRKHRGSWR; translated from the exons ATGGCCAAGGGGCTCCTGGTGACCTATGCCCTTTGGGCTGTGGGGGGCCCTGCTGGGCTCCACCACCTATACCTAGGAAGGGACAGCCATGCCCTGCTCTGGATGCTGACCCTGGGGGGCGGTGGGCTGGGCTGGCTTTTGGAGTTCTGGAAGCTCCCAAGCTTTGTAGCTCAGGCCAACAGAGCCCAGGGACAGAGGCAGAGCCCCCGAGGGGTGACACCCCCTCTAAGTCCCATTCGATTTGCCGCCCAGGTGATAGTTGGCATCTATTTTGGCCTTGTGGCACTGAttagcctttcttccatggtcaACTTCTATATCGTGGCCCTCCCACTGGCAGTTGGCTTAGGAGTCTTGCTGGTGGCTGCTGTTGGCAACCAGACCTCAGACTTTAAGAATACTCTTGGGGCAGCATTTCTCACTTCCCCTATCTTCTATGGCCGCCCCATAGCTATCCTGCCCATCAGTGTGGCCGCCAGCATTATAGCTCAGAAGCATCGCCGCTACAAAGCATCAGTGGCATCAGAGCCACTCAGTGTGAGGCTCTACCGGTTAGGCTTGGCTTACCTCGCTTTCACGGGCCCACTGGCATACAGTGCCCTCTGCAACACAGCTGCCACCCTCAACTATGTGGCAGAAACCTTTGGCTCCCTCTTGAACTGGTTCAACTTCTTCCCCCTTCTTGGCCACCTTATGGAGCTTTTCCTCCTTCTGCCTTACCGGATTTGGAGGCTGCTGATGGGGGATCCTGGCTTCAACAGCAGCTACTTCCAGGAGTGGGAGAAGCTCTATGAGTTTGTTCAGAGTTTTCAGGATGAGAAGCGTCAACTGGCTTATCAG GTTTTGGGCCTCCCAGAAGGGgcaacaaatgaagaaatacatcAGAGTTATCGGGAGCTAGTGAAGGTCTGGCACCCAGACCACAACCTGGACCAGACAGACGAGGCACAGAGGCACTTCCTGGAGATCCAGGCTGCATATGAAGTACTGAGTCAACCCAGGAAGCACAGGGGATCCTGGAGGTGA